The sequence TTCCTGCCATAATCTGCACTAACTTTAAAGAAATTAAGAACTGACTATTCTGCTTTATTTCTGGCACATCTGTTGCCTGTTTGTCCGGTACTAAAAAGCGAAAAGAAACTTTGGTCAACTCTCCGGTTGTCTCAGGGTAGTTCTAAAAAAGTAGGAGAGGTAAAAATGAAATCGCTCATAATACCCATAATGTTGGGGATGTTGTCACTTAGCTTTCTTCCGGATCAGTCCAATTTCGATAATGAAAAGGTTTTGGAGTTGGGAAAATCCGTGCAGGCAATAGCAGCGCTTGCGCAATTTAATAACAGCTACCAAAACAATGAGCAAAAAATCGTCACTATTATGAACCGGTATAACAAAAAAATGCCGGCGGCAAAGAAACAGGCCATCGCAAATGAAATCCTCGAGATGACATTAAAATATCCCAATCTGGACGTTGATTTGATTTGCGCGACCATCACGCACGAGAGCGCTAGAAGCTGGAATCCAAAGGTAGTATCAAAAGCTGGCGCTATGGGCTTGATGCAGATTATGCCCCGCACCGGAAAGTGGCTTGCGAAGTCCGAAGGGGTTGAGTGGACTTCGACGGAAGCTGTTCTTTTTGACCCAATTCATAATATCAGGCTGGGAACCCGCTACCTTTCCAAATTGATCAACACGTACGATCTGGAGGGCGGACTGGCTGCATATAACGGCGGTTGGAAACGAGCGAAGAAATGGCTGGCAAATGATAAAGCCGACGGCATCCTCTGGGCCGAGACCCGCTCTTACATTCCCCATGTTTTGAAATTGTATGACAAGTATAGGAGCACGGTTCTTTAAGGTCAAAAAAAATGTCGTAGGGGCGACTCGCGAGTCGCCCCTACGAACTCCTCTCCTTTTTACCTCTTTTATATTTTCCCCATGTAAACACCCTTGGGTGACAGAATTTGTCATCCACTAAGAGACCTCGGAGGTTTTTCAGGAAACGACGACCAATTTGCCAACGTCAATTGGTCAACGAGAGACTGCAGTCGATCTTCTGCTTGTTCGGGAAGCGGCTCGTTTTCCACACCAAGAGCCGAGTAGAACCTCCACCCGTCTTCCGGTGAGTTTTCGAGCATGACAGTCGCTGGGAAGACGTCATCCCAGTGAAAGAAATAAGTTTTCCCCTGGAGGACATGGGGAACCAAGTCCGTCAGGCAGTTTTGCATCTTCCGGCTTTCTTCCCTCATGGCGGCGGCGCTGCTCAGGGGGACAAGAAGGTTACCGAAGCTCTGTACGGGGGGTGGCGGGAATTCGCTGACCTCGATCAGCCGGTTTTCCCAACGATCCATGTAATTGAAGAGTTGATCGATGTCCCGGACCCGCCGGATAGATTCCGTCATGGCTGTTTTGAGCTTCTTCGGGGCTACGGAAAAAAGACCGGAGATGTGGTCGATGGA is a genomic window of candidate division KSB1 bacterium containing:
- a CDS encoding transglycosylase SLT domain-containing protein, whose protein sequence is MKSLIIPIMLGMLSLSFLPDQSNFDNEKVLELGKSVQAIAALAQFNNSYQNNEQKIVTIMNRYNKKMPAAKKQAIANEILEMTLKYPNLDVDLICATITHESARSWNPKVVSKAGAMGLMQIMPRTGKWLAKSEGVEWTSTEAVLFDPIHNIRLGTRYLSKLINTYDLEGGLAAYNGGWKRAKKWLANDKADGILWAETRSYIPHVLKLYDKYRSTVL